TCATGCTTGGCAAACTCAAAGCCTACACACTCACCAACGACCCAAGCACCGCTGATGTGCTCATCGTCAACACTTGCGGTTTCATCGGACCTGCTAAAGAAGAGAGCCTTAACACCATTTTTGAGCTTCACGAAGCGCGCAAAGAAGGCTCCTTGCTCGTTGTCGCAGGATGCTTAACCCAACGCTACAGGGAAGACCTCATGAGAGAACTTCCCGAAGTGGACCTTTTTACAGGCGTGGGGGATTATGGCAGCATTAATGAAATCATTGCCAAAAAAGAGAGCCGTTTTAGCCCACGCGTGTACCTCCAAGACACTTATGACCGCGTCATCACTGGCTCCAACGCCCACGCGTACATCAAACTTTCCGAAGGCTGTAACCAACAGTGCAGTTTTTGCGCGATTCCAGGCTTCAAAGGCAAGCTCAATTCCCGCTCCCTTGAAGACATCGTCGCCGAAGTAACCCACCTTGTCGCTCAAGGTTTTTACGACTTTAGCTTCCTCTCGCAAGACAGCAGTTCGTACTTGCGCGACCATGACATTAACGATGGGCTAATTGGTCTTATTGACGCAGTTGAGGCCATAGAAGGCATAAAAAGCGCGCGTATTCTTTACCTTTACCCCTCCACCACCTCTGATGCCCTAATTGACCGTATTGGCGCGTCGGCTTTGTTTCACAACTACTTTGACATGCCCATCCAACACATCAGCGACCCTATGCTCAAACGCATGCGCCGAGGGGCGGGAAAAGCGCGCATCCTAGAACAACTCCTTGCCATGCGCGCCCTGCCCAACTCCTTTGTGCGCACCAGCATCATCGCAGGACACCCAGGAGAGAGTGAGGCAGAATTTGAAGAAGTGCGGTTATTATTAGAGAGTTTCCCTTTTGACCGCGTCACGGTGTTTGCTTACTCAGACGAAGAAGAGACTCTTGCTTATGGCATGGAAGAAAAAATCGACACCAAAACCCTCAACAAACGCCTTAAAACCCTTGAAAAACTGGTAAGTAAAACGGTTGAAGCATGCTTGGAGGCTAGAATTGGCACCCAGACCAAGGTGCTCATCGAGGGCGAAAGTAGCGAACACAAACTCTTTATGGGAGCAAGAGATTTAACATGGGCTCCTGAAATCGACGGCGAAGTGCTTATTAATGATTCGGACATTGGGGCGTTAGAAGTGGGTAAAACCTACCACGCCACCATCACCCAACGCGCGGGAGACAAGCTGCTTGCAACCGTTACCGCACCTGCCTGAATCCCTCTTAGAGGGGCTGCGCACCTCCCATAACCTTTTGGCGTTCTCAGGCGGTGTGGACTCCTCGGCCCTCTTTTTTACGCTGTTGCATCAGGGCATTGCTTTTAGCGTTGCCCATGTTAATTATCAAACCAGACCCCAAAGCGACACCGAAGAGGCCCACGTGGCAGCGCTGTGCAAAAAACACAACATTCAGGCGCATTTCCTTACATGTAAGCTTTCCCCTAGCAATTTTGAACACCGCGCCAGAAAAACGCGCTACGACTTTTTCGAGCGCCTTGCCGCATCACACGGTTTTGACACCTTGCTAACCGCCCACCAATTAGATGACCGCCTTGAATGGTTTTTGATGCAGTTGTGCCAAGGAGCGGGAGCGGTAGAACTTTTAGGGTTTAAAGCGCAAGAGTCGCGGGAAGGCCTTCGCCTTGTGCGTCCTTTTTTAGAACACACTAAAGCCTCGCTCAAAGGGTTTTTACACGCCCACAACCTGCCCTATTGCCTTGATGCTTCTAACGACGACCCTGCTTTTTTGCGCAACCGCTTTCGCGCGCGCTTTGCAAGACCACTTTTAGAAGAATACAGCGGGGGGATTTTAAATACATTTCGTTTTTTAGCTAACGATGTGGCCCTCTTGGAGGGCACCTTCACCCATCACGCAGAAGAGCTCTTTGTCGCCAAAAACACGCCCTTGGCTTTGCGTCTTGTGGATAAAGCGGCGAAACATTTGGGTATCGTGATGAGCCAAGCCCAACGCAACGCAATCGACCAAAAAGATGGGGTCATCGGCGGGCGCGTGGCCGTGGGATGGACGCAAAAAGCGGTTTTTGTAGCGCCTTTTGTGCAAACGCCCATGCCAAAACCGTTTAAAGAAGCCTGCCGCAAAGCGGGGATTCCACCCCTCATTCGCCCTTACATGTACACCAAAAACATCACACCTAGCGCTTTAATTCAAACACTTTAATATTAAAGGTTGCGTGAATTAAACCCCCTTCTGCACGCATCTCAATGGGAAAGTCTGCCTTTACAATCCCCTCATAGCGCTTCAAGCTTTCCAAAAATTCGTAAAATTTCGAAGGGGTTTTAAGCAAGGAAGTCACCTTAAGTTCATACATCACAAAATCCTCTTCGTGCTCTTTTTGCTCCAAGCGTGCCAGACTCACCTCTTCAAAAAACTCGCTCACAAAACGCACAAAACGCTCTTCGTCAAAGCGACTCACAAACGCTTCAATCACCTTTCGATTTTCCACACGCAACGCTTGAAGTTGTGATTCTTTTTCTTGCAAGACGGTTTCAACCCGCCCGGTCGTCACGAGCTCGTACCCATAGGAAGCCTTCTCGCGCTTGTGCTCTTTGATGTTGGGCACAATAAATGCCAAGACCATAAAAAGGCTCATCGCCAAAAACAAGAGCAAAAATATAAGCAATTTAATAAGATCGAACTCTTCGAGGCTTTTATCTAATCTATTCATTGAAGCCCGCCGAATCGATAATTTTATTGGTTGAAACAAAGCGATAATACCCGTCGTTATCCAAGTAAAACACGGTATTTGAAGCATGAAAAATGGAGCGTAAAGGCGAGGCGAGCAAGAAATTATAAGTCTCTTTAGAAGGTGTTTTTCCATAAATTACTAAGGCATTTTTTTCCATCACTACCCGCGAAAGGGTGATCTGGTCTGGCACTAAGTCAAAAAGGTTTTTAATACTTTCCCTCAAAATGTCATTGGAGGCATAAATGCCCTCAGCGATGGCTTTTTGATGCTCAATAAACGCAATTTGCGCTTCGCTAGATTCGATTTTAGCACGATACTCTTCTCGCAACTCCACAAGTTGGCGCGATTGAGATTGAAAAGCGCCAATCTTGTACATAATAAAAAAATTAAACACAGCCATCAAAAAAAGCGTCAATCCAATGAATACCAACCAAATTTTAGAAAAAAGCGAAAACAGTGGTTTAGGCTTAGGGGCAATAAAACTGTAACTCATAGCCTCACATCCTTTTGCGCCATTTCAAGCATCAGCTCCAGTGTCTTTATTTTTTGTAATTCAATACGCACCAACAGTTCATTTTCCAACATATCAAAAACCGTTTGACTCGTCTCGTAATTATCAAAAATCACAATATCTTCAATAAAGTCGCTTTCATAATTTGGGTTTTGATAAAACTCTTCAATAGAAGACTTGATGTATTTATACATAAGCATACTACGTCCAAACAAGGCCATAGAATGCTCTGAATCTTTGGCGCTTTTTTCCACATCTATATCCTGCAAGGAGCCCTCATCAAAGCTTTGTTCGCCATCCTCCTCATCTCTAACCATTGCTTCGACACTGTCCAAATCATCCAAATCATCCAAGCTTTGGTAATCCTCTGTGTCGTCAATCTCATCGAGTTGAACAAGATTTTCAACCCCTTTTTCCTCTTCCGCCTCTTCCCATTCGTTTGGTTCTAGCCCATCATCTAGTTTTTGCTCTTCATCGCCCGTGGTGCGAAAGAAGGCACCAAAAAGCACTTTAGTGCCTTTGTAAATTGCGATAGCAAAAGAGTCTTGGTGGTTATACATGTAAAGGGTTGGGCGCGCTGGAAAACCCTCTTTTTTAACACATTTATGCAGAAGAACGAACGGCGAATAGAGCAAATCAAGGCCTAGGTTATCAAACAAACCTTGTGCCCAATTAACTTCAATATAGGAGGCATACACAGACCAATCATCGTCCATTTTAATTTGACGTACGTGTTTTGCATCAACACTGTAGCGCCCAAATTCAGCAACATGCGCAGTGGGCACAACGCCCTGCCCCATAGCATCTAAAAAATAAGCCACATACATATCAAGGCAATCTGCTTCCTTGTGTTTAATGTATTCTATAATCTTATAATCTAATCTATCGGGGTCTGGGTTATCAAACGCTGCTTCGTAGGTCCGCTTTGTTTTACCATTTTTAATGACTTTTGCCAATAGGTGACATTGGCTATTTTCAATTACAACAGCAACAAAGAGGTTGGAAAAATAACGTTGAGGAACAAACGGCATCTCTCTCCTTTTGCAGACCACATCCCACCTCTTTTAAAAGGCGAATCGTTTAAGCATATGGTAAACTATTTTCCCTTAAGGGTAGCTCTAAACGCCCTAAAAAAGCTCCTTGTGAAGCTGTTTAAATTTTTTATACACAACTGCGGCTCGCTCTTGCAACCCCTCATCTGTCAAGGGCGTCGGAGAGAGGGCGGTGTATCCATCTATCATAATTTCACACATAAGTTTAATACGACTGCGATCTGCATCACTTACCTCAGTTTTAGTGCTAATGGCATCAATTTGCGCCAAATATTGATTTCCTTGTGTGATGTAGGCTTCGTATTTTAGGGCGATGGTGCTTTGAGTAAGCACTGTAAAAGCCATCTTATTGTAAGAATCTTTAGCATAAGCACTGGCAGACAATGCATTTGCTTTTGCATAGTCTCCCAAAAAATAATAGACCCTGCCCTGAATAGAGTCCTGATAAGAGCTATTAAGGGCAAAAAAAAGCGCGCTGAGCGCTAAAAGCAAAATCGCTCCAGCCATCACAACAACCCTAGAAAGCATGGCGCATCAACCTTTCACGAAGTATTGCTTTGGCTTTGTCTTTTGAAAGCCCTTTTACCTCAAAAGGCTCTCCAATAAAAAACTCTATTGTTGAAAAGGGCTTGGGAAGAAACATTTTATCCCAACTTTTAAATTGCCAAACTTTTGAAGCGCGGCAATTAATGGTCACAATAGGGGCATTGTTTCGGGAAGACAAAGCCACCACACCTTCAGCAACAAAATGGCGCGGTCCTCTTGGTCCATCGGGCGTCACCGCCACATCACTACCTTGTTGCATCGTTCGAAATGCCTCCTTTAAAACACCAACTGCTCCTCTACTAGAGCTCCCTCGTAGCGTTTTAATGCCTAATCTTGAGACAATCTTAGCTAATATTTCCCCATCCTTGTGTTGGCTAACGATAATTGCCAATGAGCGGTTTTTGGGAAAAAACCGCTGATAAAACACAGGCATCATAACCAACTCTCCATGCCATAGAGCAAACACGCAAGGGGTTGCCAAAGGCCTCCACTCCCCCTTTAACTTTACTTTACATGTAAAGGTGATTAGACGCAACACGTTTATAAAAACAAACGGCGCAATCGCTAGCAAAAAGGATCGAAGAAAGCGTTTACGCAACCACTTCCCCGTACAAGACCAAGCGTCTCGGATTGGTAATGCGCACCAATGAAGTTACCCCAAGAAGCGAAGCATCCCCTGGGGCTTGCACTAAAAAATTACTAAAGCTTCTACCCGCTAGCATGCCCTCTTCACGCGCTTCCTCCCAATACACTTGCATCTGCTTACCAAGCTGCGCCCCAGCAATCTCATCCAAAATCTGCTCATGTCGTCCTTGCAAACGCGCAAGACGCGCTGAGGCAACCTCTGAAGCAATAGCGCCTTCCATGGTTGCAGCTTTGGTAAGTGGGCGCGGAGAATATTTAAAGGAGAACATCTGCTCAAAACGTACTTTTTCTAGCACATCCATTGTCTCTTCAAAATCAGCCTCACTCTCCCCAGGAAACGCCACAATCACATCGGTACTAATAGCAACATCAGGGACCATTTGGCGAAGTTTCATGGCGCGGTCCAAAAACCACTCCTTGGTGTATCCTCGCTTCATTTGGTTTAAAATATGGGTCGAGCCACTTTGCAATGGCATGTGCATGGACTTACAGATTTTCGGATTTGAAGCAAACACTTCCAAAAATTCATCATCCATATGTAACGGATGGGGCGAAGTAAAGCGAATGCGCTCAACTCCCACCACTTCGCTCACGCGTGTCAATAAGCCTGAAAAGTTTATTTTTGGCTCATTACCACTAAAACGGCGACCATAGTTGTTGACATTTTGCCCTAAAAGAAAAATTTCCTTTGCTCCCTTTGCCGCAGCTTTTTCCACTTCTGCCACAATCAACGCAGTAGGAATAGAAATCTCTTCGCCGCGGGTGTGGGGAACAATGCAATACGTACATTGCTTATCGCACCCGATAGAAATATTCACATACGCCTTGTGTGTAGAGTGACGAAAATCACTAAAAGCATAGGTGCTTTCATCATAATCAATATCCACATCCATAAATTTAGACGTGCGCACTGCTTTGGTGATTTTAGAGACATTACGCGCCCCCAACACAAAATCCACTGCAGGCGCACGACGAAAAATCTCTGCGCCCAAGTGACTTGCAGTACACCCGCATACTCCAATTTTTGCACCTGCTTTTTTATGCTTAGCAAAGGCGCCAATTTCAGAGAAAAGCTTGTGTACGGGCTTTTCGCGCACACTGCAGGTATTGATAACAATAACATCTGCTTCTTCTGCGCTGGTAGTCAATGTATAAGCTTCGTCCTTATTAAGCTCTGCAATCATGTGCTCCGAATCACGCACATTCATGGCACAGCCCAGTGTCTCGATAAAAAGTTTTTTAGTTTCTTGCATTAGAGAATGTGAACCTCGTACATGTAATCGCCCTCATCCAGTCCATACTTGACCTCACGCAAGTAAACACTAAAGTCTTTTGCCTCAAAGTACTCCACTAATGCCACAAGATCCTTGTGTGTGTTTTCCTTATCAAAATAAAAAATCTTTTGACCGTCTTTTAGGAGGATTTCTTCAATCTTGTCGAGTTGAATGGGTCGCGGTTTCGCATTGATAGTGTTGCGTGCAAGTTTTAATTCCATGGGTTCCTCTTTTGATTATCTCTCCCGCGTTTTAAACGCAGGATATCGTAGATAGTCTAACATCATTTCAATAAATATCTTATTAAAGTTAACCAAAGCCCCGTTTGAGTATAATACCCCTCTTCGTGGCAATCAAACCTCACACCTCATCTTGACGTTCGTATTGCAACATTTTCAATTAAGGAAAAACTGTGGAAAAAATCGTTGATATCATTGAGTCTATCGCCAATGAAAAAGGGTTAAAGATAGAAGAAGTGAAAGCGACTGTTGCGCTTGCTATGGCAAAAACTGCTAAGCGAGTTTATGGCGAAGAATACGAATATGATGCCATTATTGATGAAAAGAAAAAAACACTCTCCTTGTTTCAAAAAGTCATTGTTGTTTCCCCAGAAGACGAGCGCCTTGAAACATCAAAAGAAAAATACATCGCCTTAGCACAAGCCAAAGAAATTGACCCCGATATTGAAATTGGCGATGAACTTACTTATGAACTGCCGCTTGATAACCTCGGTAGAACTGCCGCAGCGACACTGCAACGAGAATTAGAATTCCATATTCAACGCTTATTGGAAACAAAAATTTTTGAAAAATACCAAAACATGATGGGGAAAAGTGTGTTTGGTTCTGTAGTGCGTATTGATAATGAAGAAAATACGTACATTGAAATTGATGAGGTCAGGGCAGTACTTTCTCGCAAAAACCGCATCAAGGGTGAAAAATTTAAAGTGGGAAATGTGGTCAAAAGCGTCATTAAGAAAGTCTATGTCGATAAAACCCATGGCATTCGCGTGGAACTTTCCCGCACCGCCCCCAAATTTCTTGAATCTTTACTCGCCCTTGAGGTTCCCGAAATCGCCGATGAACTAGTCATTATTAATAAGTCGGCCAGAATCCCAGGCGAGCGTGCCAAAGTGGCGCTCACCTCCATCCACCCTAATGTCGACGCCGTGGGCGCAACCGTAGGAACCAAAGGTGTACGTATTAATGCCGTAAGCAAAGAGCTTCATGGTGAAAATATTGACTGCATCGAGTACTCCTCTATTCCCGAGATTTTTATCGCAAGGGCCTTGTCCCCCGCTATTATCAGTAGCGTAAAAATGGAAGGAGATTCCAAAGCAATTGTAACCCTTCAAAGCGACCAAAAATCTAAAGCTATCGGAAAAAATGGTATTAATATTCGTCTTGCTTCTATGTTGTGCGGCATAGATATTGAATTGAATGAAATCGGCGGCGTTCGCCCTGATGGTGAAGAGAGTAAAGAACCAAAAGAAGCCCTTAAAGACTTGCGTGCCCTTTTTGGCGAAAGTTAAGCCCGTGCGCGTTTAAAATGTGGATTGAGTTTTAAAAGAACAATATCTGCTATCATATTTCCAAACAGTGTCAAAAGCGCCCCGATAATGAGAATCCCCATGATTACGGGATAATCACGGCTCAGGGCGCTTTGGTAAAACAAGAGTCCCATCCCATTTATAGAAAAAATTGATTCTAAAATAACACTGCCTCCGATAAGCCCAGGCAAAGAGAGTCCAAGCAGTGTCACCACGGGTGGCGAGAGATTAGGCAAAAGGTAAAAGCGCAACAAACGCCACCCCTTAATACCTCGTGTTTTAGCAAAAAATATATAATCACTTTTTAAAATTTCAACACTCAAGCTACGCACATACAGCGTTAAGCTTCCCACGCCCGTTATCACAACCACACCAATAGGCAACACCAAATGCCATGCAAAATCTAGCCAATACCGTACCCCTTCTTGAGCATCTACTGAATGAAGTCCTGCGATAGGAAACCAACCCAATTTCACACTAAAAACAAGCACCAATAAAAGTGCCAAATAAAAAGAGGGCATAGCATAGCTTACCAAAGAGGCTTGCGTAATAGTGCGGTCTGCTGTTTTTTCCTGCCGCATTGCCGCCAAAATTCCAAAAAAAAGCGAAAGCATAAACACTAGCACCATACTGATGATATTTAGTGTTAATGTAATAGGGAGCCGTTGCAAAATCTCTTCTTTGACCGTTTTTCCACTCGCAAAAGAGATACCAAAATCCAATTGCGCCACCGCCACAATCCATGAAAAAAATTGTTGCCACAAGGGCTTATCTAAGCCATACACGCGCTTGAGTTGCTCTAAAGATTCAGGGGTAATATTGGGGTTCAAATCCCCGCTAGCAAAAAAAGAGTTTGGGGCTAAATGAATTGCCCCAAAGGAGATAATTGCGATTAAAACCAACATTCCTGCTACATAAAATCCTTTGCGCAGCAAGAAAGGTAACATCTACTTTTGGGCATCCCAAGCTAATACGGTTTTACCTTCGGTATCGGTTGTTACCGCGCCCATACCCATGACATTATAACCCGCATCAACATAATGCACTTCGCCACTCACGCCACTACTAAGATCACTCAGCAGATACATACCACTATTACCTACTTCATCAATGGTGACATTTTTCTTTAGTGGTGCATTAGCTTCGTTCCATTTCAAAATGGTTCTAAAGTCACCAATACCACTCGCAGCTAAAGTTTTAATGGGTCCAGCACTAATGGCATTGACACGGATGTTACGCCCACCACAATCTACTGCCAAATAGCGAACACTAGACTCAAGGGCAGCTTTTGCAACCCCCATTACATTGTAGTGCGGAATGTATTTTGGTCCACCAAGATAGGTAAGAGTCAACACCGAACCTCCATCGTTGAGGACTGGCATACATGCCCGTGTTAGACTCACAAGTGAATACACCGATGTACCCATAGCAACATCAAAGGCTTCTTTAGTGGTCTCTAAAAAAGTTCCCTCCAGTGCTTCACGGGGTGCGTAAGCCACAGAGTGGACCACAAAGTCAATCTTTCCGAAATCTTTTTCCAAAGAAGCTGTTAACATTTCAAGGTGTTCAGGCTTATTAACATCCAGTTCATACACCACATCACTTCCTAGCTCTTGAGCAATGGGTCGCACACGTTTTTCCAATGCTTCATTAAGGTAGGTAAACGCAAGTTCCGCCCCTTGGTCACGACATGCTTTAGCAATGCCATAGGCAATAGATTTATTGTTAGCAACACCAACAATAAGTCCTTTTTTCCCCTTCATAATCATCTAATCTCTCCTTGTGTTGTATGATTTAAAATTTCTAAAAAAGCTTCTTTTTTCCAACTCGCCGAACCAATAAGCGCGCCATCGCACTCCTTTAATCCTACAATCGAAGCGACATTGTTTGCATTTACGCTCCCGCCATACAACAAAGGAGCACTCAAACGTGTTTTGATGTATTGATGGGTTTCTTGGATTTGCTCTACCGAGGCGCTTAATCCTGTCCCAATCGCCCACACGGGCTCATACGCCACAATTAAGCGTTCATAGGCCATATCAATGCCCTCTAGCTGTGTCTCTAGGTATGCCTTAACCGCCTCAAATCCTTCTTCGCGTACCTCTTTGGGCTCACCGATACAATACACAATCTCCCAGTTTTTTACTACTGCAAAAGCAAATTTTTGGCGTATCAATGTAGTAGGTTCTTGCAAAATATGACGCCGCTCGCTGTGGCCAATGAGAACACTTTGTATACCAAATTCTTCCAATTGCTCGGCCCCAATCTCCCCAGTAAAAGAACCACTTTGGACGGGATAGAAATTTTGAGCGCCCATCTTAATTTGGCAGTTTGTTTCAAAATTATCCAGTGCTGTAAAAGGCATAAACACCCGCACTTCACACTTAGGGGCCCCTAGGGCCTCCACAAAGGCCCTAGCAGAAGCTCGCGTGTGATTGGTTTTAAAATTACTTGCAATAATCATTCAGGCTTCTTTAGGCGCAAAGGTCTCACCCCGGGAAGTTCTTTGCCCTCAATCAGTTCCAAACTTGCACCACCTCCTGTTGAGATAAAGGTCATCTCATCTGCGTCCCCTGCGCGCGCCACCACGTCTGCCGTATCGCCTCCACCCACTACGGTTGTAGCGTGTGCTTCAGCGATAGCATGGGACATTTTGATGCTTCCTTTGGAAAATTTTTCAATCTCAAAAACACCCATGGGGCCATTCCAAAGAATTGTTTGGGCGTCACTTAGGGCTTCGCGGAACAGTCGCATGGAAGCAGGCCCAATGTCAAGCCCCATCCATCCATGGGGAATCTCTTGAGTGGTGACAAACTTCATTGTCGCATCTTTGGTACACGTTTGGGCCGCAACCACGTCCACGGGAAGGTAAAATTTTACCCCGAGGCGCTTAGCTTCTTCCATGATTTTTTTGGCCTCTTCAATCAACTCATCTTCCACAAGAGAATTGCCCACATCAATGCCTTGCGCTTTCAAAAAGGTAAATGCCATACCCCCACCCACGATGATTTTGTCAACACGGTGTATGAGATTATGCAAAGCCTGAAGCTTGCCACTCACCTTGCTGCCACCCACAACAGCAACAAAAGGACGCGTGGGACGCTTGAGGAGATTTTGGGAGAATTGAATCTCTTTTTGGAGCAAAAAGCCTGCTGCTTTTTTATCTTCTTCAAAAAAGGTAGTAATTGCCTCCACTGAAGTGTGCGCGCGGTGGCAGACTCCAAAAGCGTCGTTGATATAAACTTCACCAAATGCCGCAAGTGCTTTGGCAAGCGCTATGTCATTTTTAGTTTCCCCTTTTTCAAAACGTAGGTTTTCCAAAAGTACAATACCACCAGGCGCAAGTGCGGCGACTTTAGCTTGCGCGTCCGCACCAATCACATCGTTAGCAAACACAATATCATCTCTACCCAGCAATCGACGCAAGCGTTTTGCTACAGGCAAAAGAGAGTGTTTTTCATCACGGCCTTCTTTGGGGCGCCCCAAGTGGCTTGCCAATACCAAAGAACACCCTTGATCCAAACAATACCGAATCGTAGGAATAGCAGAACTCACACGGCGGTCATCAGTAATGTTCATAAACCCGTCCAAAGGTACGTTGAAATCGCACCGAATAAACACCTTTTTTCCTGCAATATCAATGTCTTTAATAGAACGAATGCCCGACATCGTACCCCCTTATTTGCTTACATGTAAAGCCATCTCAACCAGCCTCACCGAATAACCCCACTCATTGTCATACCACGCCATAATTTTTACCATATCCCCATCAATCACCTGCGTCAAATCTGCTGCTACGACAGAGCTAAAAGGTGAGGTTTGAAAATCTTGGCTCACGCGGTACTCTTCATCTACCAGCAAAATGCCCGCCAATTCATTTTGTGCTTTTACTTTAAGTAAAGCGTTAATCTCTTCCTTGGTGGTCGTTTTACCCACAAGCACGTTTAAGTCCACCATGGAAACATTAGGGGTTGGGACGCGCACGCTTTGGCCATGCATTTTACCTTTGAGCTGTGGCAGCACAAGGCCAATGGCTTTGGCCGCACCGGTTGTGGTAGGAATCATGTTAATCGCTGCTGCGCGCGCGCGGCGAAGGTCTTTAGCGTGTTTAACATCCAAAATATTTTGATCGTTAGTGTACGCATGGATAGTGGTCATAAGACCTTTTTTAATCCCAAATGCATCATCTAGCACCTTGGCAATGGGGCCCAAGCAGTTGGTCGTACAGCTAGCATTAGAAACAATGGCTTGACCTTGGTATTCGTGGGCATTAACTCCAAGCACAAAGGTCGGAGTGTCGTCTTTTGCTGGTGCTGACATAACCACGCGCTTGACGCCACTATCAATAAACACTTGCGCCTTTTCTTGGGTCAAAAATGCACCTGTGCACTCAAGCACCACATCCACACCAAGAGCGGCAAAAGGAAGCTCTTTAGGATCGCGGGTAGAAAACATTTGCACCACGGTGCCACCTAGTTGCAAACGGTCATTTTCCAGCAGTGCCACTTCACCCTCAAACGTACCGTGTACGCTGTCGTATTTTAGAAGTTGCTTGGTCATGGCACGATCTGCTGTGTCGTTAACTGCTACCAGCTCCACATCGTCTCGCCCTGCAATAATGCGTGCCACACATCGCCCGATGCGTCCAAATCCGTTGATTGCTACTTTTAAAGCCATGTCGTTCCTTTTGGTATAATACGCGTAAAATGCGACATTCTAGCAAAATCGAGGTTAAAGAATCGTAAATGAAACTTGCTATTTTTGGTGGCTCTTTTGATCCCCCGCACACAGGCCATGAAGCCATCATTACCGCTGCTTTAAAGCACCTAACCC
The DNA window shown above is from Sulfurospirillum tamanense and carries:
- the rimO gene encoding 30S ribosomal protein S12 methylthiotransferase RimO; this translates as MQKTLHLVSLGCNKNLVDSEIMLGKLKAYTLTNDPSTADVLIVNTCGFIGPAKEESLNTIFELHEARKEGSLLVVAGCLTQRYREDLMRELPEVDLFTGVGDYGSINEIIAKKESRFSPRVYLQDTYDRVITGSNAHAYIKLSEGCNQQCSFCAIPGFKGKLNSRSLEDIVAEVTHLVAQGFYDFSFLSQDSSSYLRDHDINDGLIGLIDAVEAIEGIKSARILYLYPSTTSDALIDRIGASALFHNYFDMPIQHISDPMLKRMRRGAGKARILEQLLAMRALPNSFVRTSIIAGHPGESEAEFEEVRLLLESFPFDRVTVFAYSDEEETLAYGMEEKIDTKTLNKRLKTLEKLVSKTVEACLEARIGTQTKVLIEGESSEHKLFMGARDLTWAPEIDGEVLINDSDIGALEVGKTYHATITQRAGDKLLATVTAPA
- the tilS gene encoding tRNA lysidine(34) synthetase TilS; translated protein: MQPLPHLPESLLEGLRTSHNLLAFSGGVDSSALFFTLLHQGIAFSVAHVNYQTRPQSDTEEAHVAALCKKHNIQAHFLTCKLSPSNFEHRARKTRYDFFERLAASHGFDTLLTAHQLDDRLEWFLMQLCQGAGAVELLGFKAQESREGLRLVRPFLEHTKASLKGFLHAHNLPYCLDASNDDPAFLRNRFRARFARPLLEEYSGGILNTFRFLANDVALLEGTFTHHAEELFVAKNTPLALRLVDKAAKHLGIVMSQAQRNAIDQKDGVIGGRVAVGWTQKAVFVAPFVQTPMPKPFKEACRKAGIPPLIRPYMYTKNITPSALIQTL
- a CDS encoding lysophospholipid acyltransferase family protein, which produces MLRLITFTCKVKLKGEWRPLATPCVFALWHGELVMMPVFYQRFFPKNRSLAIIVSQHKDGEILAKIVSRLGIKTLRGSSSRGAVGVLKEAFRTMQQGSDVAVTPDGPRGPRHFVAEGVVALSSRNNAPIVTINCRASKVWQFKSWDKMFLPKPFSTIEFFIGEPFEVKGLSKDKAKAILRERLMRHAF
- the miaB gene encoding tRNA (N6-isopentenyl adenosine(37)-C2)-methylthiotransferase MiaB; translated protein: MQETKKLFIETLGCAMNVRDSEHMIAELNKDEAYTLTTSAEEADVIVINTCSVREKPVHKLFSEIGAFAKHKKAGAKIGVCGCTASHLGAEIFRRAPAVDFVLGARNVSKITKAVRTSKFMDVDIDYDESTYAFSDFRHSTHKAYVNISIGCDKQCTYCIVPHTRGEEISIPTALIVAEVEKAAAKGAKEIFLLGQNVNNYGRRFSGNEPKINFSGLLTRVSEVVGVERIRFTSPHPLHMDDEFLEVFASNPKICKSMHMPLQSGSTHILNQMKRGYTKEWFLDRAMKLRQMVPDVAISTDVIVAFPGESEADFEETMDVLEKVRFEQMFSFKYSPRPLTKAATMEGAIASEVASARLARLQGRHEQILDEIAGAQLGKQMQVYWEEAREEGMLAGRSFSNFLVQAPGDASLLGVTSLVRITNPRRLVLYGEVVA
- a CDS encoding HP0268 family nuclease; amino-acid sequence: MELKLARNTINAKPRPIQLDKIEEILLKDGQKIFYFDKENTHKDLVALVEYFEAKDFSVYLREVKYGLDEGDYMYEVHIL
- the nusA gene encoding transcription termination factor NusA; the encoded protein is MEKIVDIIESIANEKGLKIEEVKATVALAMAKTAKRVYGEEYEYDAIIDEKKKTLSLFQKVIVVSPEDERLETSKEKYIALAQAKEIDPDIEIGDELTYELPLDNLGRTAAATLQRELEFHIQRLLETKIFEKYQNMMGKSVFGSVVRIDNEENTYIEIDEVRAVLSRKNRIKGEKFKVGNVVKSVIKKVYVDKTHGIRVELSRTAPKFLESLLALEVPEIADELVIINKSARIPGERAKVALTSIHPNVDAVGATVGTKGVRINAVSKELHGENIDCIEYSSIPEIFIARALSPAIISSVKMEGDSKAIVTLQSDQKSKAIGKNGINIRLASMLCGIDIELNEIGGVRPDGEESKEPKEALKDLRALFGES
- a CDS encoding ABC transporter permease encodes the protein MLPFLLRKGFYVAGMLVLIAIISFGAIHLAPNSFFASGDLNPNITPESLEQLKRVYGLDKPLWQQFFSWIVAVAQLDFGISFASGKTVKEEILQRLPITLTLNIISMVLVFMLSLFFGILAAMRQEKTADRTITQASLVSYAMPSFYLALLLVLVFSVKLGWFPIAGLHSVDAQEGVRYWLDFAWHLVLPIGVVVITGVGSLTLYVRSLSVEILKSDYIFFAKTRGIKGWRLLRFYLLPNLSPPVVTLLGLSLPGLIGGSVILESIFSINGMGLLFYQSALSRDYPVIMGILIIGALLTLFGNMIADIVLLKLNPHFKRARA